From a region of the Gordonia sp. PP30 genome:
- a CDS encoding adenylosuccinate synthase — MAAIVLIGAQWGDEGKGKATDLLGGKLQWVVRYQGGNNAGHTVVLPNGETFALHLIPSGILTPGVNNVIGNGVVVDPSVLLTELRGLEERDVDTAGLMISADAHLLMPYHVAIDKVTERFLGNSKIGTTGRGIGPCYQDKIARVGVRVADVLDEKILTQKVEAALEIKNQILTKIYNRKGLDSQQVVDETLELAEGFKHRIADTRLLLNQALERGDTILLEGSQGTLLDVDHGTYPYVTSSNPTAGGAAVGSGIGPNKITTVLGILKAYTTRVGSGPFPTELFDEWGEYLAKTGGEVGVTTGRARRCGWFDAVIARYATRVNGITDYFLTKLDVLSGIDEVPICVAYEVDGVRYDDMPMTQTGFHHATPVYETMPGWWEDISGCRTFDELPQNAQNYVLRLEELSGAFISCIGVGPGREQTIVRREIV, encoded by the coding sequence ATGGCTGCGATTGTGCTTATCGGCGCCCAGTGGGGCGACGAGGGCAAAGGTAAGGCGACGGATCTGCTGGGCGGCAAGCTCCAATGGGTCGTCCGCTACCAGGGCGGCAACAACGCGGGTCACACCGTCGTGCTGCCGAACGGCGAGACCTTCGCTCTCCATCTGATCCCGTCGGGAATCCTGACGCCGGGGGTGAACAACGTGATCGGCAACGGCGTCGTCGTCGATCCGTCGGTCCTGCTGACTGAACTCCGTGGTCTGGAAGAGCGCGACGTCGACACCGCCGGGCTGATGATCTCCGCGGACGCGCACCTGTTGATGCCGTACCACGTGGCGATCGACAAGGTGACCGAACGTTTCCTCGGCAACAGCAAGATCGGCACCACCGGTCGCGGCATCGGCCCGTGCTACCAGGACAAGATCGCCCGCGTGGGCGTCCGGGTGGCCGATGTGCTCGACGAGAAGATCCTGACCCAGAAGGTCGAAGCGGCCCTGGAGATCAAGAATCAGATCCTCACCAAGATCTACAACCGCAAGGGCCTGGACTCGCAGCAGGTGGTCGACGAGACACTCGAGCTGGCCGAGGGCTTCAAGCACCGCATCGCCGACACCCGGCTGCTGCTGAATCAGGCGCTCGAGCGCGGCGACACCATCCTCCTGGAGGGCAGCCAGGGCACGTTGCTCGACGTCGACCACGGCACCTACCCATATGTGACGTCATCGAACCCGACCGCGGGCGGCGCGGCCGTCGGTTCGGGTATCGGGCCGAACAAGATCACCACGGTTCTCGGCATCCTCAAGGCCTACACCACCCGCGTGGGCTCCGGCCCGTTCCCGACCGAGCTCTTCGATGAGTGGGGCGAGTACCTGGCCAAGACCGGTGGCGAGGTGGGCGTCACCACCGGCCGTGCGCGCCGGTGCGGCTGGTTCGACGCCGTCATCGCCCGCTACGCCACCCGCGTGAACGGCATCACCGACTACTTCCTCACCAAGCTCGATGTGCTGTCGGGCATCGATGAGGTGCCGATCTGCGTCGCCTACGAGGTCGACGGGGTGCGCTACGACGACATGCCGATGACGCAGACCGGATTCCACCACGCCACCCCGGTCTACGAGACCATGCCCGGCTGGTGGGAGGACATCTCCGGCTGCCGGACCTTCGATGAGCTGCCGCAGAACGCGCAGAACTACGTGCTGCGGCTGGAAGAGCTGTCGGGTGCGTTCATCTCGTGCATCGGTGTCGGGCCCGGCCGCGAACAGACCATCGTGCGCCGCGAAATCGTCTGA
- a CDS encoding adenylate/guanylate cyclase domain-containing protein, translating to MSPRLSRDYGSILLGPADEGGRKQRVRIQVLLTSAIVFANLVGIVVAVALGAVGIPEPSFLRRDLMLINFIAIPVYAGVALIVGITVGTATMVRGLRWSILEQIPTPADVKRTLRARRMLVLLQFILWVGAAVLLGVLYGLVDTGLITKVVLIVVMSALVVVAISNLLADIMLRPVSAKILQAGLGWRGSSVRSRAVSSWLVGTGVPVLGIFLVVLFGTFSPDTSKMNMFVSVTVLVAVAMGVGLLSLILYAWSVTGPIQSVRRGMARVREGDVSPGTDLVVYDASELGELQLGFNNMVAGLREQERMRDLFSRHVGRDVADAAMLGDPELGGAERTVAVVFVDVIGSTELATKRSPTEVVDLLNQFFAVIVEATERADGLVNKFEGDAVLSIFGAPQAIADPAGSALRAAREIAERLRVEVPDLRAGIGVSFGPVVAGNVGAIQRFEYTVIGDPVNESARISELAKRDPRVPWASRRVVEAAERGERTRWKMTDAVVLRGRSEPTDLFVPRLIPNIASGGEAGESP from the coding sequence TTGTCACCGCGGCTGAGCCGGGACTACGGATCCATTCTGCTCGGGCCGGCCGATGAGGGCGGCCGCAAGCAGCGGGTCCGTATCCAGGTCCTGCTGACCTCGGCGATCGTCTTCGCCAACCTGGTCGGGATCGTGGTCGCTGTGGCACTCGGCGCGGTCGGTATCCCGGAACCGTCGTTCCTGCGCCGGGACCTGATGCTGATCAACTTCATCGCCATTCCCGTGTACGCGGGGGTGGCGCTGATCGTCGGCATCACGGTCGGCACCGCGACGATGGTGCGCGGCCTGCGCTGGTCGATCCTGGAACAGATCCCCACCCCGGCCGATGTGAAGCGGACGCTGCGGGCGCGGCGGATGCTGGTGCTGCTGCAGTTCATCCTGTGGGTGGGCGCGGCCGTGCTGCTCGGTGTCCTCTACGGCCTGGTCGACACCGGACTGATCACCAAGGTCGTGCTCATCGTGGTGATGAGCGCCCTGGTGGTGGTCGCCATCTCCAACCTGCTGGCCGACATCATGCTGCGGCCGGTGTCGGCGAAGATCCTGCAGGCCGGGCTCGGCTGGCGCGGCTCGTCGGTGCGGTCTCGGGCGGTGTCGTCGTGGCTGGTGGGCACCGGCGTCCCGGTGCTCGGCATCTTCCTGGTGGTGCTGTTCGGGACCTTCTCGCCGGACACCTCGAAGATGAACATGTTCGTGTCGGTGACCGTGCTCGTCGCCGTCGCGATGGGGGTCGGTCTGCTGTCCCTGATCCTGTACGCGTGGAGCGTCACCGGACCGATTCAGAGCGTGCGCCGCGGTATGGCGCGAGTGCGCGAGGGCGACGTCTCCCCGGGCACCGACCTGGTGGTGTACGACGCCTCCGAACTCGGTGAACTCCAGCTCGGCTTCAACAACATGGTCGCCGGACTCCGCGAACAAGAACGGATGCGCGACCTGTTCAGCAGGCACGTCGGACGTGACGTCGCCGATGCGGCCATGCTCGGCGACCCCGAGCTGGGCGGCGCCGAGCGCACGGTCGCGGTGGTCTTCGTCGACGTGATCGGCTCGACGGAACTGGCCACCAAACGGTCGCCCACCGAGGTGGTCGACCTGTTGAACCAGTTCTTCGCGGTGATCGTCGAAGCGACCGAACGCGCCGACGGGCTGGTCAACAAGTTCGAGGGCGACGCGGTGCTCTCCATCTTCGGTGCGCCGCAGGCGATCGCCGACCCGGCCGGCAGCGCGCTGCGGGCCGCCCGCGAGATCGCCGAGCGGCTGCGCGTGGAGGTACCGGACCTGCGGGCCGGGATCGGTGTCAGCTTCGGCCCGGTGGTCGCCGGCAACGTCGGGGCCATCCAGCGCTTCGAGTACACGGTGATCGGCGATCCGGTGAACGAGAGCGCCCGCATCTCCGAGCTGGCCAAGCGGGATCCGCGGGTGCCGTGGGCCAGCCGCCGCGTCGTCGAGGCCGCCGAACGGGGCGAGCGGACACGTTGGAAGATGACCGACGCCGTCGTGCTGCGGGGCCGCAGCGAGCCGACGGATCTGTTCGTTCCGCGGCTGATCCCGAACATCGCTTCCGGCGGAGAGGCCGGAGAGTCACCGTAG
- the purT gene encoding formate-dependent phosphoribosylglycinamide formyltransferase: MTSNPTPDAPDEPAAAPGGPVRAFGTPLSPNAVKVMLLGSGELGKEVVIALQRLGVEVIAVDRYADAPAHQVAHAAEVIDMTDPAAVRAVIEKHRPQYVLPEIEAIATAALVDVENEGLAEVIPSAKGVTLTLDREGIRRLADEELGLPTSSYLFAESEEELRNAAFRVGYPCVVKPVMSSSGKGQSVMRGEADVAASWETAMTGGRVSSTRVIVERFIDFDYEITLLTVRAIDPATGELATYFCEPIGHRQSGGDYVESWQPQPMSEIASGAARSIAARVVTAMAAADIRFSGRGVFGVELFVKGDEVFFSEVSPRPHDTGLVTLSTQRLSEFELHARAVLGLPVTTEMRSPGASAVIYGGLDEPAIRFAGVAEALADPAVDLRLFGKPESFAKRRMGVAVATAPTTDEARRRATRAAGIVVPLGADDPIPEPVMPGASAPAEGVSGPGAGASAPVVGASTMVEGAADQHLPRDHTPDGPGRPASGAPQAAPDGAAAETDQYRAQPPAGGPPPAGPPPRRAPGVVPGPPPQPGPGGGPAGAPRPPMPPPRASRPPQVPPPGMPPRGPAGPRGPRPPGPPPPPPPSR, translated from the coding sequence ATGACGTCGAACCCCACTCCTGACGCCCCCGACGAGCCCGCCGCCGCACCGGGCGGCCCCGTGCGGGCCTTCGGTACCCCGCTGTCGCCGAACGCGGTGAAGGTGATGCTGCTCGGTTCCGGTGAACTGGGCAAGGAAGTCGTGATCGCGCTGCAACGCCTCGGCGTCGAGGTGATCGCGGTGGACCGGTACGCCGACGCCCCCGCCCATCAGGTGGCGCACGCCGCCGAGGTGATCGACATGACCGATCCGGCCGCGGTGCGGGCGGTGATCGAGAAGCACCGCCCGCAGTACGTGCTTCCGGAGATCGAGGCGATCGCGACCGCCGCCCTGGTCGACGTGGAGAACGAGGGTCTGGCCGAGGTGATTCCGAGCGCGAAGGGGGTCACGCTGACCCTGGACCGCGAGGGGATCCGCCGCCTGGCCGACGAGGAGCTGGGTCTGCCGACGTCGTCGTACCTGTTCGCCGAGTCGGAGGAGGAGCTGCGGAACGCGGCCTTCCGGGTGGGCTATCCGTGCGTGGTGAAACCGGTGATGTCGTCCTCGGGCAAGGGGCAGTCGGTGATGCGTGGCGAGGCCGATGTCGCGGCGTCGTGGGAGACCGCGATGACCGGCGGCCGGGTCAGCTCAACGCGGGTGATCGTCGAACGGTTCATCGACTTCGACTACGAGATCACGCTGCTGACGGTGCGCGCGATCGACCCGGCCACCGGCGAGCTGGCCACGTACTTCTGCGAGCCGATCGGGCACCGTCAGTCCGGCGGCGACTACGTGGAGAGCTGGCAGCCGCAGCCGATGAGCGAGATCGCCTCCGGGGCGGCGCGGTCGATCGCCGCGCGGGTCGTGACCGCGATGGCCGCCGCCGACATCCGGTTCAGCGGGCGCGGCGTGTTCGGCGTCGAATTGTTCGTCAAGGGCGACGAGGTGTTCTTCTCCGAGGTCAGCCCGCGCCCGCACGACACCGGGCTCGTCACCCTCTCGACCCAGCGACTCAGCGAGTTCGAGTTGCACGCCCGCGCCGTGCTCGGCCTGCCGGTGACCACCGAGATGCGCTCACCCGGCGCCTCCGCGGTGATCTACGGCGGGCTCGACGAACCCGCGATCCGCTTCGCCGGGGTGGCCGAGGCGCTCGCCGATCCGGCGGTCGACCTGCGGTTGTTCGGCAAACCGGAGAGCTTCGCCAAACGCCGGATGGGCGTCGCCGTCGCGACCGCGCCGACCACCGACGAGGCGCGCCGCCGCGCCACCCGCGCCGCCGGGATTGTAGTGCCGCTCGGCGCGGACGATCCGATCCCGGAGCCGGTCATGCCGGGTGCCTCCGCGCCGGCCGAGGGTGTCTCCGGGCCGGGTGCGGGGGCTTCCGCGCCGGTCGTGGGTGCTTCCACGATGGTCGAAGGTGCCGCCGATCAGCATCTCCCTCGAGACCACACCCCGGACGGACCGGGCCGCCCCGCATCGGGTGCGCCGCAAGCCGCCCCGGACGGTGCCGCCGCCGAGACCGATCAGTACCGCGCGCAACCGCCCGCGGGCGGCCCGCCGCCGGCGGGGCCGCCGCCCCGTCGCGCGCCGGGTGTCGTGCCCGGGCCGCCCCCGCAGCCCGGTCCGGGCGGGGGTCCCGCAGGCGCACCCCGCCCGCCGATGCCGCCGCCGCGGGCGTCTCGTCCGCCGCAGGTGCCACCGCCCGGCATGCCCCCGCGCGGCCCCGCCGGACCGCGCGGTCCGCGTCCGCCGGGACCCCCGCCTCCGCCTCCGCCGTCGCGCTGA
- a CDS encoding FAD-dependent oxidoreductase, with amino-acid sequence MSENSRPLRVAIVGAGPAGIYCADALMKSETAAERGVSIDLYERMPAPFGLIRYGVAPDHPRIKGIITALHKVLDKPQVRLLGNIDYGTDITLADLKKHYDAVVFSTGATDDRVLEIPGVDLDGSYGAAEFVAWYDGHPDFPREWPLEAEKVAVIGVGNVALDVARVLAKTGDELLPTEIPDNVYQGLKANKAVEVHVFGRRGPAQAKFTPLELKELDHSPNIEVVVNPEDIEYDEGSAVARRTSKITDQVATIIENYAIHEPKTGAIHKLFLHFFESPVEILGEDGKVVGLRTERTELDGTGNVKGTGRTTDWDLGAVYRAVGYLSDNLPEIPFDSQAGVIPNEAGRVFDDGRHLTGLYTTGWIKRGPVGLIGHTKGDANETVECLVEDMVAGALNAPEDASEEGVIALLESRKIPYTTWDGWYRLDEYERGLGAAEGRERKKVVERHEMLAASEPDKI; translated from the coding sequence ATGAGTGAGAACAGCCGCCCGCTGCGCGTAGCGATCGTCGGTGCCGGTCCCGCCGGAATCTACTGCGCCGACGCCCTGATGAAGTCGGAGACCGCCGCGGAGCGCGGGGTCAGTATCGACCTGTACGAGCGCATGCCGGCCCCGTTCGGCCTGATCCGCTACGGCGTCGCCCCCGATCATCCGCGGATCAAGGGCATCATCACCGCCCTGCACAAGGTGCTCGACAAGCCGCAGGTCCGCCTACTCGGCAACATCGACTACGGCACCGACATCACCCTCGCGGATCTGAAGAAGCACTACGACGCCGTGGTCTTCTCCACCGGCGCCACCGACGACCGCGTCCTGGAGATCCCCGGCGTCGACCTGGACGGCAGCTACGGCGCCGCCGAGTTCGTCGCCTGGTACGACGGCCACCCGGACTTCCCGCGCGAGTGGCCGCTGGAGGCCGAGAAGGTCGCCGTGATCGGCGTCGGCAACGTCGCGCTCGACGTGGCCCGCGTGCTCGCCAAGACCGGCGACGAGCTGCTGCCGACCGAGATCCCGGACAACGTCTACCAGGGCCTCAAGGCGAACAAGGCCGTCGAGGTGCACGTCTTCGGACGACGCGGCCCGGCGCAGGCCAAGTTCACCCCCCTGGAGCTCAAGGAACTCGACCACTCGCCGAACATCGAGGTGGTGGTGAACCCCGAGGACATCGAATACGACGAGGGTTCCGCCGTCGCCCGCCGCACCTCCAAGATCACCGACCAGGTCGCGACGATCATCGAGAACTACGCGATCCACGAGCCCAAGACCGGCGCGATCCACAAGCTCTTCCTGCACTTCTTCGAGAGCCCGGTGGAGATCCTCGGCGAGGACGGGAAGGTCGTGGGCCTGCGCACCGAGCGCACCGAACTCGACGGCACCGGCAACGTCAAGGGCACCGGCCGCACCACCGACTGGGACCTCGGCGCCGTGTACCGCGCCGTCGGCTACCTCTCGGACAACCTGCCGGAGATCCCGTTCGACAGCCAGGCCGGCGTGATCCCGAACGAGGCGGGCCGCGTGTTCGACGACGGCCGGCACCTCACCGGCCTGTACACCACCGGCTGGATCAAGCGCGGTCCGGTCGGCCTGATCGGCCACACCAAGGGCGACGCCAACGAGACCGTCGAGTGCCTGGTCGAGGACATGGTGGCGGGCGCGCTCAACGCGCCGGAGGACGCCAGCGAAGAGGGCGTGATCGCGCTCCTCGAATCGCGCAAGATCCCGTACACCACCTGGGACGGCTGGTACCGCCTGGACGAGTACGAGCGCGGCCTCGGTGCCGCCGAGGGCCGCGAGCGCAAGAAGGTGGTGGAGCGTCACGAGATGCTCGCCGCCTCCGAGCCCGACAAGATCTAG
- a CDS encoding DUF4878 domain-containing protein — protein sequence MSDQRPSDDYPEALAEEFGSDDPDRSAWPILAAAIFVLILVGVVAGVWACSPPDRRLNDSTQVQHVVNDAYTARNSLNYQQFRDSYCAAKVNSPEFPTEQQFADENRKARDAQGQLQIPTMDVAVTGDTAKVTVHWNREDTPNDKQTTPLTVVRENNAWKVCTL from the coding sequence ATGAGTGACCAGCGTCCGTCGGACGACTATCCGGAGGCCCTCGCCGAGGAGTTCGGCAGTGACGACCCCGACCGCAGCGCCTGGCCGATCCTGGCCGCGGCGATCTTCGTCCTGATCCTGGTGGGCGTGGTGGCGGGCGTCTGGGCGTGCAGCCCGCCCGACCGGCGCCTGAACGACTCGACCCAGGTGCAGCACGTGGTCAACGACGCGTACACCGCCCGCAACTCGCTGAACTATCAGCAGTTCCGCGACTCCTACTGCGCGGCCAAGGTGAACTCGCCGGAGTTCCCGACCGAGCAGCAGTTCGCGGACGAGAACCGCAAGGCCCGCGACGCGCAGGGCCAGTTGCAGATCCCGACCATGGACGTCGCGGTGACCGGTGACACCGCGAAGGTGACCGTGCACTGGAACCGCGAGGACACCCCGAACGACAAGCAGACGACACCGCTGACCGTCGTCCGCGAGAACAACGCCTGGAAGGTGTGCACGCTGTGA
- a CDS encoding rhodanese-like domain-containing protein, translating into MSYAGDMTPQEAWAALEQHPEAVLVDCRTAAEWAFVGVPDVSALGKQAVLIEWVSFPSMAPNPRFVEALREAGVDDDAEVLFLCRSGHRSIGAAEAATAAGIEKAYNILDGFEGGLDAQGHRGAAGWRAEGLPWRQQ; encoded by the coding sequence GTGAGTTACGCCGGTGACATGACCCCGCAGGAGGCCTGGGCCGCCCTGGAACAGCACCCCGAGGCGGTCCTGGTGGACTGCCGCACCGCCGCCGAATGGGCCTTCGTGGGCGTGCCCGACGTCTCCGCGCTCGGCAAGCAGGCCGTCCTCATCGAGTGGGTGAGTTTCCCGTCGATGGCGCCGAATCCGCGGTTCGTCGAGGCACTGCGGGAGGCCGGCGTCGACGACGACGCCGAGGTGCTCTTCCTGTGCCGGTCCGGGCATCGCTCGATCGGCGCCGCGGAGGCCGCCACGGCGGCCGGGATCGAGAAGGCGTACAACATTCTTGACGGATTCGAGGGCGGGCTCGACGCGCAGGGCCACCGCGGGGCGGCCGGCTGGCGCGCCGAGGGCCTGCCCTGGAGGCAACAGTAG
- a CDS encoding O-succinylhomoserine sulfhydrylase — protein MSRDLPEWVSPETIAVRGGLMRSGFFETSEALYLNSGYVFDSAEAAERAFTGEDKRFVYTRYGNPTVEMFTERLRQIEGTEAAFATASGMAAVFVALGALLKKGDRLVAARSLFGSCFVICNEILPSWGVDVVFVDGEDLAQWEEALSTPATAVFFETPSNPMQTLVDVRKVAELAHAAGAQVVLDNVFATPLLQRGLDLGADVIVYSGTKHIDGQGRVMGGAIMGTQEYISGPVRELMRHTGPALSPFNAWVMLKGLETMKLRLDQSVASALKIAEFLDADPRVARTIYPFLPSHPQYELARAQMAGGGTVITFELAADGRSPSSAGRSPNSVEGKTGKERAFEVLNGLRIIDISNNLGDAKSLITHPATTTHRAMGPDGRAAIGLTDGMVRLSVGLENADDLIRDLDQALGRSSRKRE, from the coding sequence ATGAGCCGTGACCTGCCCGAATGGGTGTCGCCGGAGACCATCGCGGTTCGCGGCGGCCTGATGAGGTCCGGATTCTTCGAGACCTCCGAGGCGCTGTATCTCAACAGCGGCTACGTCTTCGACTCGGCCGAAGCGGCCGAGCGGGCGTTCACCGGCGAGGACAAACGCTTCGTCTACACCCGCTACGGCAATCCGACGGTCGAGATGTTCACCGAGCGGCTGCGGCAGATCGAGGGCACCGAGGCGGCGTTCGCGACCGCGAGCGGCATGGCCGCGGTCTTCGTCGCTCTCGGCGCGCTGCTGAAGAAGGGCGACCGGCTGGTCGCCGCCCGCAGCCTGTTCGGGTCGTGCTTCGTGATCTGCAACGAGATCCTGCCGTCGTGGGGCGTCGACGTCGTCTTCGTCGACGGTGAGGACCTGGCGCAGTGGGAGGAGGCGCTGTCGACGCCGGCCACCGCGGTGTTCTTCGAGACGCCGTCCAACCCGATGCAGACGCTGGTCGACGTGCGGAAGGTCGCCGAACTGGCGCACGCCGCCGGCGCCCAGGTGGTGCTCGACAACGTGTTCGCCACGCCGCTGCTGCAGCGCGGCCTCGACCTCGGGGCCGACGTGATCGTGTACTCGGGCACCAAGCACATCGACGGGCAGGGCCGCGTGATGGGCGGAGCGATCATGGGCACGCAGGAATACATCTCCGGCCCGGTCCGCGAGCTGATGCGGCACACCGGTCCCGCGCTCAGCCCGTTCAACGCGTGGGTGATGCTCAAGGGCCTGGAGACGATGAAGCTGCGCCTGGACCAGTCGGTGGCGAGCGCGCTGAAGATCGCCGAGTTCCTCGACGCCGATCCGCGGGTGGCACGGACGATCTATCCGTTCCTGCCGTCGCACCCGCAGTACGAGCTGGCGCGGGCGCAGATGGCCGGCGGTGGCACCGTGATCACCTTCGAGCTGGCCGCCGACGGCCGCTCCCCGAGCTCGGCCGGCCGCTCCCCGAACTCCGTCGAGGGTAAGACCGGCAAGGAGCGGGCCTTCGAGGTGCTCAACGGACTCCGGATCATCGACATCTCCAACAATCTCGGTGACGCGAAGAGCCTGATCACGCACCCCGCGACCACCACCCACCGCGCGATGGGACCGGACGGCCGGGCCGCGATCGGCCTCACCGACGGCATGGTCCGCCTCTCCGTCGGCCTGGAGAACGCCGACGACCTGATCCGCGATCTGGACCAGGCCCTGGGCAGATCGTCGCGGAAGCGGGAATAG